TGGTAACTGCAATAATAGCTCTGTTTTTGTCTGGTTGAGAACTCTGCTACACCAAGTGGTATCAACATTCCAGCCGCTCACCCAGCAATCCGTCCAAACTGCCTGCATTTGCCGGGATAccagacacgctaaaactctgTAATGCAGAGTGCAGTGGTGGTGCCAGTCCTTACGGCCATTAAAGCAACAAACCAGCCGGCATGGGTTCCTAAATTCTTTCATTGTACAGGCAAATTCATCGTAGTTGTCTTTGTTCTAGAGGTATTCACAATACATATGAAGGATAGGAATTCTGTTGGGACATAATGAAATGCCTTCGTTGTAGAGGCATTCAACTGCACCAATTACATGGACACCAGAAATGAAATGGTGCAGTCTAGACGTTTACATGAACCCAACAAAGCCGGATTGAGGCGGGTCCGAAAACCAGCCAAAGGGTTCATGTAAACACTAGCAGGCCCGGTGTTTTTCCCAACGCATCAGACACAAACAgaatatacacacacacactgctgTGTGTGCCTATTCTATTGTACGTGTCTAATGCGCCCGGAAAATATTGAATATATGCAGCACCCAACTAGGCCCATCGCTCAACCTTTGTGAACTAGCGGATCTGGCAGAGCGAGCATTAAGGCGAGTTCATTGAAACCGCTTGCAAGGGGTGGGTTGACTCTCCCAACATGCTTGGCAAGGTGCATGTAAACACGGTCGAGTGAAACTGGGTCAGCTCAACTTCTGACTCAACCCACTTGGGTCAATTACACGTAAACGAAACTGAGTTGAGCGATCCCTCTATGCAATTGAGAAACACCCTCGCCCCACCATTTCCTTCCAACTCAAAGCCTGTCTCGGGTTACATTGTCCTTGAACGAACATTGAGCCCGGTGCAACATGCCTGAAGGCTAGAAAAAAGTAAGCGACACGTGCTAGGCCTATTCTGCAAGGGTACGCAGTTATGGGGAGAAGGGCTCCTCTCCTGTACGTTGAGTGTTGGAGGTGATGCGACTTGCCGAGTTTCGGAGGAACGGTACAATGAAACGGTAAAAGGAAGGGGCAGCATCGAATGTTCGCATTAGAACCACGCAAATTTTCGCTGCTGGCGCTTCTCATCACAAAGAGCGTCGGGTATGTCAAAAATATTCTTCTTGAAATTTGTTCGGTCAAGTTTAACGACATTCCTAGGGAATGCAGGTGCCGTAGCAAAAATTCCAATACAAGTTTGTGTTAGTTCAGTCAATCTTTTTATTTGATTTGTATTTGTATTAGTCCCACAGGCTACGATATTAGTTCATTATAACTATGCATTATAGTTTGTAAGACCATTAGGAAACCCACCGCTTAGCCCTGCGGCTAttgcgttgtgctgctaagctcgAAGTTGCGGGTTGGATTCCCACCACGGTAACCACATTCTTATGGGCAATGGGGGCGCGTACAGTGCCACCACGGTTCCCAAACTTAATTCGTTCCGCGACTCTTGTCGCAAACCAAATTGGTTGCGAACGAAAGCAGAGTTTCGCATTGGAAACAACGTATATGTGTTTCATCCATTCATACTCTAGCTAGGGATTTAAACAAAACTTGTCTTACCAGAAGGATATAAAAAGAAGTATACTGTACACTGCAGTACAGTACATAAAGTGATTGTACGGAGAGTGAGCACTCGCTCACTTTTGGTGGGTGGGTGGAAGGTGATTATCGGCTGACGGGAGAGGCACTCTCGATAAGAACATCACAAGGATCTCCATTCAGGGGTTTCTTCCACAGTGGTGGCAAAAAATTTGCAATGCGACTTGTTTTTTTTCCTGTACTGTACACTCCCGGTAATTAAGATCACATTGTTGTTCATCAGGTTCAACACTCTCTTAGTTACAGTTATGTTGGGGGTACAGTCAAAGAAGTCCTCAAAGTACACTCAAAGAAGTCCTGGCATtcattcaaatttttttttttcagaagcgaTCTAATGGCGCCGCTGCTAGCCTCCATGTCAAGAAGTTCCTCCATACTCCTACACATGGACACAACCTTCTCAACTAACTCGCATCAGGTTCTTCAATGTCACGTTCAGAGACACATTCTGGCTACAGGGGCTCTAAAACTTCGTAGTACTATAAATTGAACATTTCACCACATACGCAACTTTAAgcttaaaaataaatattaagataATACTATAAATTGTTTTTATTTAACAAAAAGTGGCATCATCGATGCATCACATGAGCTATATCCTTGAGCCTGATATAAAGTTCATGAATTGTGGTGGGGTTCTCAAACATAATTAATAAAGAGAAGTGTTCGTAAACTGAGGTACCACAGTACCttgatttatgtgcacgttaaaggaccccaggtggtgagtgagtgagtgaactttattgggtccacaatagacgcgagtaaactcgacgtcacctggctaggcccactcggggaccatcaggtcaaacctgatagccctctcgcgggccttctggactgccaggatttgagaggtctgatcctgggccttaataagcatcatcatttcctcttgggtgaaagggggaccggcaaatgcgcagccccacaggacatgctcgaagtccgcataaccaccacacagggggcagtccggtggtaaaaattaatccagagtcccacACAAGTGTGCCCCGTAGTTGGATTGCGGCCCTGGcccgtaaaaccccggaatttaatCTTTTAATATCTGTTGGGAACTTTACTTGGCGTGTATATTAGTACATAGGCCATTTATATTTGTAAATATCAGTTTTAAAGTTATGCCCCCCATTTGCTTAAAGACTAATAAATATACCATAATAAGTCATCATGAATGTATTACTGTAACAGTAAACCTTTCCAGCCTTGTAGTACCACAACAAGTCATGCATATTTGTGTTGAAAATTGTATTTAAACtacactgtatttttttttaaataccaaCAGAATTTTAAATATCGTCTGTGGCATATAGTACCAATCAACTCATTGATCcagattactcgaagaggcgaacattacttgcacaataaatcaaaatgcataattgaataattaaagaTTTTTGCCAATCAACTTTATAACTTATTATGCAATTTACcaattgaagccagtgattttACAAGACTTGTCCTCTTGCAGTGCATGTGCTCAACATGCCAAGTGGTCCCACCTGGAAGTCACTGTATGAGTAAGGCCGTGAAACAGTAACAATAGTATTCTAGTCAACTAGTGTTACAATgcgggcttgttggtatggcatcttGGAGCACTATTGTAGCCCGTACAGATGGGGACGCAAGGCAAACAACTTAAATAAGAGATCCTTGTAGTTTCATACGATCAGTCGGGAGCAGCGTTAGCTTTTTTGTTAAACTAAATGTCTGCCATAAAACATTGCCTACTTGTCTTCAACTACTGGTGCACCACATAATGACTCAATTTTAGCTCGCATATGTAATGTGTTTCACGCTGTCATGTAGTGAAACCAATCATGGCCTCAAGCGAAACACGCCATGAAATGCCACATCTGCACAAAATACAAGAGCAAACAAGGCAGTGCCTTAGTTCAGAATCGCACTTTATGCCAGACTCTTAACAGTGAAACACTCGGTACATTCCAACACTTTCATGGATGAACCTGTCCATATACGAAGGTATATGGACAGGTTCAACTTATAACATATTAGCTTAAATGACGTCCACAACACTGCTGGCTGCGTAAGACATGGCCTCTAATGCTTGGTAGACGCATGAACTGAAGTGAGACGCTGACATGTTCTCATTGAATTGTTGCCGAGCATACAGGAGTTAAGGCTGGAAGGACAGGGCAAACACAAACGTTTTGAAGAGTCCATTTCTTCACAGTGTGTGCTCTCCAGTGAGCTTGTTGAGTCAACACATTATTGTGTTAGAGCATGAAACTGTGAACATCTGTCAAGTTTTGTAGCTATCTGTAGTGCATGGAATTAACAAGATCGCTCTTTTCAAAGGCAAGGCGAGTTTTGTGATTTTCAAAATGCCATGTCACTGCAAACTGAAGTCGGGTGACAGCAACCCGAAGACACCTGTCATTAGCCAATCGTTTGAGACCACAAATTACTCCCGCACACTCTTCCAGATCTTCTAGGAATCGGCGAAGCAGCGGTTGTTAGCACATTTCATCTGTACTGTCAGTGCAGCTTTTTCACTCTCTACCAGCTTTGTCAGAGGCTTACTAGATCATTTTCAAAGTTCACCGCACTTTTTCCAACGTGCAGCTGATGTTTGCGTAAAATGCAGCTTCAAGGCCTCATTAAAACTGCTTCAGTGCAACAGGAAAGCGTTCACAAGGTATTGACCAGCCTCCAATGAGACTGTTCAATGACCTTCGGAATGGTACTGCGACACTATacatagcttgcacgtgacgtcacatccgcgggCTCCCTGCCGCGGCTGCCATGCTTGCGAACAACTTGTCGCTAGTCTGACGCACGCGCGCTGCGAGAATCCGACGAGCAGTTGTTTTCTCTGTGTCGTGACAGGCTTCTATTCGTCTTTTCCTTGGACATGCCAGCATTTCCAACTGCACGGCCCTTTTGCGAGGATTGGATCCTTCGCACAGTTGATTGGATTTGCGCGTGTACGGTCCAAAAAAAGATTCAACTGTGCGTGAACGCCGATCCCTACACATTGCGCCTGGGAATGGACACAAGTGCCGAATGGACGTAAgcgcagagtttttttttttcacattcaaGGTCTCTTAACTGGTTGTACATAGTTTTGAAGCATCTGCTGCGGTGTCATCTACGCGCTTCACTTTCGTCAGCGTCGGTTTCTCCAGTCGGGTGCGGCGAGAGGGGCCGATCGGCACACGGCTGGATCCCTGTCGCTGCCACGTCGGCCTCGGCATGTCGTTCCTGCAATTCGGCTTGCCGCTTTTCGGCGCGTCGTTTTTCGAGGCATTGGTGTCGTGAGGGATCCCTGTTCATGGCGCTGTAGCTGAGGAGAAGCGACGGAGCCCAGTCAGTCAGCGCAAAATGAACAAAGTTACAAAACTAACCTTTCGTTATATATCGCCATTATCACGCTGTCAAAGTCTAAAGGAATTATTTACCTGCAATGAAGTGTGCGCCACAGACTCACAGGTTGCGGTTCTCGATCTCTAAGCTGGCACGTTTATGCACGCCAGCCATAGGCTGCGCCGCTTCGTGCGCTCGCACTGGTTCTCCACGATTTTCGGTAATGAAAAGAAGTTGCTgttagtcgttttttttttctcccgcgggGGTCACTGCGGTTGGAACAACCAAATACCATGCACATGACTATGGCGACAACACGTCTTGTGGGGCTTGCAATGACTGTGGGAGAGTGAGCGGTTCATATGCATGGCGGACGCATATCCCAGAATTCCTTTcactgacgtcagtgcaagctatGTATAAAGAACAGAAGCAGCTCTGTAACGTCACTATCTAACATTCCTTTATGCAACACAAAACTCGGTTTCACATTCTGCCCCTCTTGGCTTTCTGATGCTGACTGGGATCTACGAGGGGCAGCTTGAGTTCGAGGAACTTGCTTCCCAAGCGCGAACCCGGCTCCTTTTTCGTGCCCACGTGACATCCGAGCGCGTACGCCAGCGTCGTCAGAGTCCTGTCCGACGCCTTGGTGTCGAGCTGGACCGTCTTGAAGTCGAACTTGTAGTCCTCCAGTATCAGCACGACCACCAGGATGTAGGCGAGCACCTTGTCCTTCATTCGCTGCGGAAAGCTACGTGACGTCACGCCCCGCTCGCTACGGGCTGTCAGCGTGAACGTGTCCAGGAGGATCCCTTTGAGCGGTTGCGCTATGTCGGGTATCGGgtccttctttttcacgtcgGTGTACCTCAACCGTGAGATCGAGACCAGCATGCAGTAGAAGACTAGAAGCCTGGCCTCGATGGCTCGGTTCTCGGGGTCCCTGGAAAGGCGTTGGACGCGGTTGATGACGTACTCGGGGTAGGTGGCATCCGATCTCCACTGGGCGATCTCGTCGGGCGTCGCGTTCAGCAGAGGCTGGGCCACTTCGTCGAGGTAGTCGTTGTGCTCTGGCGGGATGACGTCTTCGATCCGGTACACGTCCTGGGGGATCGTGGCTTGGCGGTTCTGCGGCGGTATCGAATCGACGACCAGCGTCGAAGACTTGCCGCCGCCTGTCGAGTCGTTTTCTAGCGCCGCCAGGCTGTCCTTGACGGCGGCCAGCGTGCTGGCTGTGGTTTCGTGAAGCGTGTCTTCTTCGACGTTGAGACGGAGACGCGTTTCGACCGCCTTCCTCTTGCGCTTGCTACCGAAGGCTGTCGCGAGGGCGTCGACTTTCTCGCGAAACGTCTTGCTGTCCGGCGCTTTCGAGGCGTTGTCGCTCGGCGCCGATCTAGCGAAGTAAGGCCGCATGCTGATCAGGTCGGCCGGGTAAAGCGAGACGGCTCCCGTGCTCACGTTCTCGACGGCCACGAAGTGGTTGCATTGCGCATTGGCGCGGAGTCCGTGTTCGCCGTAGTTCTCGCCGATATACTCCAAGCCGTCGGCTTCGGAGGCAAGGATGCGCCGGGTCTTGGAGCGGCCGGCAGTGGTCACCTTTTGCTCGTAGACGGTGGTCGGCAGCCGCGTCGAAGCATTTAGCGAGCCGTGCGAGAAAGAGACGACCGGTACGCATGTTGGTCCCTGCACCGCTGTCAAGCGCCACTTCTTAGGTGCCATTTTGCATGCTCGGGGCAAAAACACATGCGAAAACACCACAGACCGCCTCGAAAAAACGTGGTTCGCGCCCGAGAAGCGTGGGCCTAGAACGCCACCAGGTTTCGGTTTCAATGCTGATTTTCAAAGTCACAGTTTTTGCAAAGCAGTTGATAATTTTTTTGTGTACCATACATTTTTCACCCGCTGAACAGTTTATAAAATCATTTGTAATACCTTCAAAATAAAATGGACAGGATTTGGTAATTTCGTAACTCAGTCGTTGTATAATCGAGATGACTAGTGCTGCCCCCTTTTTTTGAATGACTTCGAGTGCGCGCAGGAACCGGTCTCTTTCATCGGGACGCTGCGGTCATGGTAGGTGGGCTTTGCTGTTTCAGAgattttaaatcgtgctgcatcgGCGTAATTTCTGAACAGACATTGATCAATCGATGCATATATTTTAGTTAACTTGTCAAGCTATTTGTAGCACACTGAAGTTTCTGGCCAGTGGGTCGTAAATTCTCGAGATACTTGCGGGTTACGAGACTGCCCGTTTGCTGTTCGCAAATGGGCCTTTGGGTCATTCTCGTGCTCAATTGCACTTTGAATTCGTGGTCACTCATTCGTGCCGGGATGTTTTGAAGTCTCGCAATAAAAATAGCATGTTCGGTGTTCCCGAGTCGCACAGTAATCTGGCTTGTACCATAGCATATCGATGCGGGTCGTGTACCACGTTGCTAATGTCGCCAGAGTGCCTGGTTGAATGACTACAAATATTTACTTCAAGAAGCAGATTATCAGAAGCTGAGTAGCATTATCACAACTGTTTTGGTGCGATAAAATCGCCGAGGCCATGATTACGGCCACGTGCGTATCTAACACTGACCGGCTTCGTAGTGACTAAAGGTTTCTCGGTAATGACTTCCGTTCCGCGTGTTCAGTCGAATAAATGCTGTGTAAATGTGACGATTGTATTACATATTAGAAGAGTCGGACGAATATTGTTTTAACTGCAACAGTCGGTGGGCACGTGTGGGCCACGAGGTTGATGGTTCGATTCTCGCTCAGGGCAAACTCCGTTCTTCGTTTTCAGATAACGCCGGTACACCCGAGTTAATTCGCACGCTTAAATCGACAAAGCACGGTGTTTCTGCTAAGCCCCCCATGTTAAACTTTTGGTCGGCTTCATGCATGGCATTCGTACCAAGAACACGTGTTGCCGTAAGCCCTTGGTGGAATCTTTAGTGCCTGCCGCGAGGAAGGCATTGACAACTGTTTGTAAGGTCTAGCGTATGTTTGTAACATTTTCTATTACGAATGTTTTTAATTTCGCGTAGCTTGAGCGTTCTCGACAGAAGTGTGGACGTCTGTACAAGCTTGTCATTCAAACAAGCCAGCCTTAGGGCCAACGATCTAAACGAAATGACTTTGTAGCTGTGGCCACAGCGTCGTCCTTCAAAACGTGTATCGCATGTATCCAACCTCCCTTTCTACAGGCGTTTGGAATTTACTTGCAAGATAGCTTGTAACATTACAATTGCTTATCACCACCGCATTTTGCCACATGTTGCAAGGTTCACGTGCACAGGGTAGTCACACTTTTCCTTTTATTCTTGCAGTCTCATCGCAAGTTTTCAGCGCCCCGGCATGGGTCCATGGGCTTCGTGCCCAAGAAGCGTAGCAAGCGCATTCGTGGCAAGGTGAAGGCGTTCCCCAAGGATGACCCGACCAAGCCCATCCACCTGACCGCCTTCCTCGGTTTCAAGGCTGGCATGACGCACATCGTGCGCGAAGTCGACAAGCCCGGATCGAGTAAGTGCCCGTTCCGGCGCGCCTGCCCCTACTCATGGGGCAGGTGGTGCACCTCTGGTCGCCACGGCCATGTGCACGCCTCGTTCAGAGGCCACTGGCAGCTGGGTCACCTTCCCTGTCTGGTCAGCGCGTCTGCGGCTTGAGAGCTTGTGACCGTTGAGGTAATTTTAATGAATGGCGTTGAGAGACAATGCATGCAAGGGGCTCGCAAATATGAAGGCACCCCTTGACTTCAGAAGTGGAGGGGTAGTATTGCTGTGATAGTTTGAGCACTGCAGTTGGTTACTCTTTGGCGATCTTTAAAACTCAACTTGTTAGCCTTTCGGTAGCACACAGTGAAGGAGCACCTCTAGTTCTCTGCAGATTCAGCAATGCAACCTAAAGATTACACGTCACAGGGAGTGTTGGTTATGGCATTACATCTTAGCCACTAGTAGAGATCATATTACTACAGATTTCATTGTACCTTTTATACTGTTAACAGGGAGTCAAAATTCAGCTCAATTGGAGTATTGTAGCCCCTTTGAGCATTATTTGAATGCGTCTGGGGCTTAAAGCCAAGAGGCAAGGTGTATGCATTGTCGATAGGCTTGGCATTAAGCTTTCATTATGGTAGGCCTAATCTAGTCTTGATCGTAATGTGAAACTCTGGGCAGCTTGTTTCCATCATTGAGGAGCGTGAACGTGAGAAGCAACCTTTTGTGTTGTCCCCTCACAGAGGTGAACAAGAAGGAAGTCGTGGAGCCGGTGACCATCCTGGAGGCACCGCCCATGATGATTGTTGGTGTGGTGGGCTACATCGAGACGCCCAAGGGCCTGCGAGCCTTCAAGACCATCTGGGCCGAGCACCTGAGCGAGGAGTGCCGGCGCCGCTTCTACAAGAACTGGTACAAGTCCAAGAAGAAGGCATTCACCAAGAGCTGCAAGCGGTGGCAGGAAGACCTCGGCCGCCAGGAGATTGAGCGAGACTTCAAGAAGATGAAGAAATACTGCAAGGTGATCCGCGTGCTCGCCCACACCCAGATGAAGCTGATGCACAGGCGTCAAAAGAAGGCCCACATCATGGAGATTCAGGTGCGTGGCTTCATGTGTTGCACTTACTGGCAAGGGCTTTGTTTTCGAAAGCCTTATAGGTATCGCTTTTGAAAGTTGCTCAATTGTTACAAACTGCACAATTTAGGGTAGCTGTCCCTGGTCAACTGATTTAGAAGTAACGTCACATGCTGTAGAAAGGTTAAAGCTATCCAAGTCTGCACATCATGCCTTGTCTAAGACTTCGTATAACCATGTGGGTCAGTATTCGCTGTTCTTCCTAACGTGAGCCTAGTCTGGTTAGAACGTTGGCAGGTCTGGTTTCTTTCTGAAGCAACCTTGTCAGCAGTTCGTGTTAGCGTTTCTGATCTCTGTAAAAGAGTTTATTTACATGGGTGCTGTCCTTGTGTTGCAGGTGAACGGTGGCACTGTCGGTGCCAAGATCAAGTGGGCTCGTGAGCACATGGAGAAGCCGATTCCAGTGTCCCAGGTGTTTAACCAAGATGAGATGATTGACGTCATCGGTGTGACCAAGGGCAAGGGCTTCAAGGGAGTGACCAGCCGTTGGCACACCAAGAAGCTGCCGCGCAAGACACACAAGGGTCTGCGCAAGGTGCGTGCATGTCTAATTTTCACTTCTGGTGAACTAACTTAGGTGGATTTTCCAAAAGGACTGGGGTTTACGTATTGTGGCTGTTCCATTGCCCCACTCAGGTTAATATCATGAGCCATTGCAGATCACTTCAAAACAATATCTTTTGCGTTGTCACCATTACTGTCTGAACAGCTTAGTATGGTGGCTCTTTGTCACTTTGCAATTTGCATTCAGTGCTTTTTGGTTGCCATAGTATGGTGGTCTTGCCCAAATTCATCAAGCCGCATAAACTTCCTGCCTTTTGTTTAGTTTGCCCTGCTTCGCTCATAAACACTGGTTGTCTGCTTCGATTCAGGTTGCTTGCATCGGTGCGTGGCATCCGAGCCGTGTCCAGTTCACCGTGGCCCGTGCCGGTCAGAAGGGCTTCCACCATCGCACAGGAGATCAACAAAAAGATCTACCGCATCGGCCAGGGCGTCCACAAGAAGGACGGCAAGCTGGTCATCAACAACGCAGCCACCGACTACGACACCTCCAACAAGAGCATCACTCCCATGGTTAGTGTCTTCTTTGTTCTCATTGATGGTTGGCACTAGGAACAGCTTGGCAGTTCGCTGCTTTTTTGGTGGCGATCCTGTTGTATACATACATTCTCTTTTTCACAATGTGTCAAGCTATCCGTGGGGGATGTATCGGCAATCTGGGAACACTGGTTGCATGGAGAAATGCTTCTCTACCCGATTTTTCGTGTGAACTGAGGGTTCAAAATTTGACCATCCTTTTAAGGGCACTAGTGTCTTTTATAGCTGATAGCAGGTCTTAGACTCAGTAATTCAATGATTAAAAGTTTCGTTAGAGTGCTGAACAATTTGATTCTGCTTTAGTTGGCCTTTGAATCTTTCATCATTGTGCGAGCGGGTGCCATTGCAGCAGCAGCAAAATGACAAGCTGTTCCTACTTCTGAGTGATGAATGTATCTGACCTGATCCCTGACGGTTTTTATTTTGGTTGAACTAGGACGGACTGACCTTGTAGCTAAGCTAATTTGACATTATGAGTCCTTCATGGTTGGCTATAACCTCTCCTTGTCATTCCGGTGCTTTCCAGGGTGGtttcccccactacggtgtggtGAACTGTGACTACGTGATGCTGAAGGGCTGCATCATGGGTCCCAAGAAGAGGGTCATCACGATGCGCAAGGTGAGGATGGTTTGGTGTTCTTTGAGTCTGTGCACTCTGCTTACATGAACAAGTGACAAGGCCAAGTGCTAACGTCGGTGGGATTATATTCGGCTCTACATACCACaggaaatgcaaaagaaaaattccaaaatggggggggggggggtgcacagGCAACCATGTTTTTAGTCGTGGCGTTTTGTGCAGCAGGGCAGCATTGAAAAGTGATCATCCAGTGTTCAGAACTGCAACTAGGGTGTTGACTGGTGTGCTTGTGAGCAGAAATGACAGGCATTTTGGCGGTGTAGTATATGCTGTTGACACTGGAAGTGAGATTGTGCTAGATCAGTACGTATTACAGTACATCTGCAATGCAGTCAAAACTCGGATGTTGTAATAATGAATTGGATGTTGTAAAGTCATTGCACCAATTTTCTTTTTTGCCAAGttagtatgtatgtatgctatGTTTTCTCCTTTTGCAAGTGActttgttataacaaggtttAATTAGGTCAGTGGAGCTGGAAGATTTAGCTATGGAGAGGGTTACGCTGTTACAAGACAACACAAATGCTCAATGCTGTACCAATTGGCAACATTTTGCTTCATTGCTATGCCTTACGTGTGTGAGGGGGTCACATGTTCATGCAAGCACAGTGCACATTTGTGTCCATTGTGATGAATTCATTGAGCCGAACAAATGCCGAGAGAATGTTGTGGTGGATGTAACAATGATAGGCCTGACCCGTCTGTTGACACGGCCGACAGGTGTTGTCATGTcaagctttctttaaaaaaatcttTTCGTTCTCTCGTGCAGTCTCTGCTGGTGCACACCAAGCGTACCGCCATGGAGAAGATCACACTGAAGTTCATCGACACATCGTCCAAGTTCGGACACGGCCGCTTCCAGACTCCGGCCGAGAAGCACAACTTCATGGTGAGTCTGGCACGACTTCCTCAAATTTGTTCTTTGTTTGCTGCTGTTGGTTGTGTGATGAGAAACATGGATATGCGCTGTCTGTAAGTCGTTGATGACCATACCCAAATACTGCCTTCCTACTGATCCTTCTGACGTGTCTGTAGTTCAAATTATCCATGCTGTGTCCACCGTTTCACTGAGCTCTTTTTTGCCAATTCTTCTTGCAGGGCCCGCTGAAAAAGGACAAGCTGAAGGAAGAAGGAACTGCCTAAAGCTTTTCTTGGCTCAGTGGTGCAATAAATGTGCATTCTGGAGTCCTATGTGTAGTCTTGTCTATGTTGATGCATTCACTGTGTGGACGGCTGCTGTTAGAGCACACTGCTCAGTCAGCATTTGGTAAAAACTTTCTCCAAAAATTGCCACAGGAAACCATCACTGATGGCTATGGCAAGTCAGCCACCAGCTTGGGACTGTAAAGCAAATCTACATACTACTCTCCCAAGAGCTTCGTTTTGTTAGTGAATCGCTGTGTGCAAATCTTTCATTCTGTTGGCAAAAGCA
This region of Dermacentor silvarum isolate Dsil-2018 chromosome 5, BIME_Dsil_1.4, whole genome shotgun sequence genomic DNA includes:
- the LOC119453084 gene encoding DNA-directed RNA polymerase I subunit RPA49 gives rise to the protein MAPKKWRLTAVQGPTCVPVVSFSHGSLNASTRLPTTVYEQKVTTAGRSKTRRILASEADGLEYIGENYGEHGLRANAQCNHFVAVENVSTGAVSLYPADLISMRPYFARSAPSDNASKAPDSKTFREKVDALATAFGSKRKRKAVETRLRLNVEEDTLHETTASTLAAVKDSLAALENDSTGGGKSSTLVVDSIPPQNRQATIPQDVYRIEDVIPPEHNDYLDEVAQPLLNATPDEIAQWRSDATYPEYVINRVQRLSRDPENRAIEARLLVFYCMLVSISRLRYTDVKKKDPIPDIAQPLKGILLDTFTLTARSERGVTSRSFPQRMKDKVLAYILVVVLILEDYKFDFKTVQLDTKASDRTLTTLAYALGCHVGTKKEPGSRLGSKFLELKLPLVDPSQHQKAKRGRM
- the LOC119453086 gene encoding LOW QUALITY PROTEIN: 60S ribosomal protein L3-like (The sequence of the model RefSeq protein was modified relative to this genomic sequence to represent the inferred CDS: deleted 1 base in 1 codon), which gives rise to MGFVPKKRSKRIRGKVKAFPKDDPTKPIHLTAFLGFKAGMTHIVREVDKPGSKVNKKEVVEPVTILEAPPMMIVGVVGYIETPKGLRAFKTIWAEHLSEECRRRFYKNWYKSKKKAFTKSCKRWQEDLGRQEIERDFKKMKKYCKVIRVLAHTQMKLMHRRQKKAHIMEIQVNGGTVGAKIKWAREHMEKPIPVSQVFNQDEMIDVIGVTKGKGFKGVTSRWHTKKLPRKTHKGLRKVACIGAWHPSRVQFTVARAGQKGFHHRTEINKKIYRIGQGVHKKDGKLVINNAATDYDTSNKSITPMGGFPHYGVVNCDYVMLKGCIMGPKKRVITMRKSLLVHTKRTAMEKITLKFIDTSSKFGHGRFQTPAEKHNFMGPLKKDKLKEEGTA